The Gallus gallus isolate bGalGal1 chromosome 3, bGalGal1.mat.broiler.GRCg7b, whole genome shotgun sequence genome window below encodes:
- the PPM1B gene encoding protein phosphatase 1B isoform X2, with amino-acid sequence MGAFLDKPKTEKHNAHGAGNGLRYGLSSMQGWRVEMEDAHTAVVGIPHGLEDWSFFAVYDGHAGSRVANYCSTHLLEHITNNEDFRAAEKPGSALEPSVENVKSGIRTGFLKIDEYMRNFSDLRNGMDRSGSTAVGVMISPEHVYFINCGDSRAVLYRNGQVCFSTQDHKPCNPREKERIQNAGGSVMIQRVNGSLAVSRALGDYDYKCVDGKGPTEQLVSPEPEVCEILRAEEDEFIILACDGIWDVMSNEELCEFVKSRLEVSDDLEKVCNWVVDTCLHKGSRDNMSIVLVCLSNAPKVSDEAVKKDAELDKHLESRVEEIMEKSGEEGMPDLAHVIRILSAENIPNLPPGGGLAGKRNIIEAVYSRLNPHRENEGLIAVVENINCAHWETV; translated from the exons ATGGGTGCATTTTTGGATAAgccaaaaactgaaaaacataatGCTCATGGTGCAGGGAATGGCTTGCGTTACGGCCTCAGCAGTATGCAGGGATGGAGAGTGGAAATGGAAGATGCTCACACAGCTGTTGTAGGTATTCCCCATGGCTTAGAGGACTGGTCCTTTTTTGCTGTCTATGATGGTCATGCAGGATCTCGTGTTGCAAATTATTGCTCCACACACTTACTAGAACACATCACTAACAATGAAGACTTTAGGGCAGCAGAAAAACCTGGATCTGCTCTTGAACCTTCAGTGGAAAATGTCAAGAGTGGAATCAGAACTGGCTTTTTGAAAATTGATGAGTATATGCGCAATTTCTCAGACCTCAGAAATGGGATGGACAGAAGTGGCTCAACAGCAGTGGGAGTTATGATTTCACCTGAGCATGTGTACTTTATCAATTGCGGTGATTCACGTGCTGTTCTCTATAGGAATGGACAAgtctgtttttcaacacaggaTCACAAACCTTGCAACCCAAGGGAGAAAGAGCGAATCCAGAACGCAGGAGGCAGTGTAATGATTCAGCGTGTCAATGGTTCATTGGCAGTTTCTCGAGCTCTGGGGGACTATGACTACAAATGTGTTGATGGTAAAGGCCCTACAGAacaacttgtttctccagagcCTGAGGTTTGTGAAATTTTAAGGGCAGAAGAAGATGAGTTTATCATCTTGGCTTGTGATGGAATCTGGGATGTAATGAGCAACGAAGAGCTCTGTGAATTTGTTAAGTCTAGACTTGAAGTATCAGATGACCTGGAAAAAGTGTGCAATTGGGTAGTGGACACTTGTTTACATAAG GGGAGTCGTGATAACATGAGTATTGTACTAGTTTGTCTTTCAAATGCTCCTAAGGTCTCAGATGAGGCAGTGAAAAAAGATGCAGAGTTGGATAAGCACTTGGAATCACGGGTTGAAG aaattatgGAGAAATCAGGTGAAGAAGGAATGCCTGATCTTGCTCATGTTATTCGTATTTTATCTGCGGAGAATATTCCTAATTTACCACCAGGAGGTGGTTTAGCTGGCAA GCGTAATATTATTGAAGCTGTGTACAGTAGACTGAATCCACACAGAGAGAATGAGGGG CTGATCGCAGTTGTGGAGAACATCAACTGTGCCCACTGGGAGACAGTCTGA
- the PPM1B gene encoding protein phosphatase 1B isoform X1, with amino-acid sequence MGAFLDKPKTEKHNAHGAGNGLRYGLSSMQGWRVEMEDAHTAVVGIPHGLEDWSFFAVYDGHAGSRVANYCSTHLLEHITNNEDFRAAEKPGSALEPSVENVKSGIRTGFLKIDEYMRNFSDLRNGMDRSGSTAVGVMISPEHVYFINCGDSRAVLYRNGQVCFSTQDHKPCNPREKERIQNAGGSVMIQRVNGSLAVSRALGDYDYKCVDGKGPTEQLVSPEPEVCEILRAEEDEFIILACDGIWDVMSNEELCEFVKSRLEVSDDLEKVCNWVVDTCLHKGSRDNMSIVLVCLSNAPKVSDEAVKKDAELDKHLESRVEEIMEKSGEEGMPDLAHVIRILSAENIPNLPPGGGLAGKRNIIEAVYSRLNPHRENEGDPGEAEESGTQGKLVEALRQMRINHRGNYRHLLEEMLTSYRLAKMQGEECTAESAAASASDNHAGPSDPVPHSPTESGSRLAEMQSSSEDSGMNEMSDKQT; translated from the exons ATGGGTGCATTTTTGGATAAgccaaaaactgaaaaacataatGCTCATGGTGCAGGGAATGGCTTGCGTTACGGCCTCAGCAGTATGCAGGGATGGAGAGTGGAAATGGAAGATGCTCACACAGCTGTTGTAGGTATTCCCCATGGCTTAGAGGACTGGTCCTTTTTTGCTGTCTATGATGGTCATGCAGGATCTCGTGTTGCAAATTATTGCTCCACACACTTACTAGAACACATCACTAACAATGAAGACTTTAGGGCAGCAGAAAAACCTGGATCTGCTCTTGAACCTTCAGTGGAAAATGTCAAGAGTGGAATCAGAACTGGCTTTTTGAAAATTGATGAGTATATGCGCAATTTCTCAGACCTCAGAAATGGGATGGACAGAAGTGGCTCAACAGCAGTGGGAGTTATGATTTCACCTGAGCATGTGTACTTTATCAATTGCGGTGATTCACGTGCTGTTCTCTATAGGAATGGACAAgtctgtttttcaacacaggaTCACAAACCTTGCAACCCAAGGGAGAAAGAGCGAATCCAGAACGCAGGAGGCAGTGTAATGATTCAGCGTGTCAATGGTTCATTGGCAGTTTCTCGAGCTCTGGGGGACTATGACTACAAATGTGTTGATGGTAAAGGCCCTACAGAacaacttgtttctccagagcCTGAGGTTTGTGAAATTTTAAGGGCAGAAGAAGATGAGTTTATCATCTTGGCTTGTGATGGAATCTGGGATGTAATGAGCAACGAAGAGCTCTGTGAATTTGTTAAGTCTAGACTTGAAGTATCAGATGACCTGGAAAAAGTGTGCAATTGGGTAGTGGACACTTGTTTACATAAG GGGAGTCGTGATAACATGAGTATTGTACTAGTTTGTCTTTCAAATGCTCCTAAGGTCTCAGATGAGGCAGTGAAAAAAGATGCAGAGTTGGATAAGCACTTGGAATCACGGGTTGAAG aaattatgGAGAAATCAGGTGAAGAAGGAATGCCTGATCTTGCTCATGTTATTCGTATTTTATCTGCGGAGAATATTCCTAATTTACCACCAGGAGGTGGTTTAGCTGGCAA GCGTAATATTATTGAAGCTGTGTACAGTAGACTGAATCCACACAGAGAGAATGAGGGG GACCCTGGCGAAGCCGAGGAAAGTGGAACGCAGGGAAAATTGGTGGAAGCGCTCAGGCAAATGAGAATAAATCATAGGGGGAACTACCGCCACCTTCTGGAAGAGATGCTGACTAGTTACAGGCTAGCTAAGATGCAGGGAGAAGAGTGCACTGCTGaatcagctgcagcttctgcttcagATAATCATGCTGGACCCAGTGACCCTGtaccacacagccccacagaatCTGGGAGTCGCCTTGCTGAAATGCAGAGCTCAAGTGAAGATTCAGGGATGAATGAGATGAGCGATAAACAGACGTGA
- the PPM1B gene encoding protein phosphatase 1B isoform b (isoform b is encoded by transcript variant 7), whose product MGAFLDKPKTEKHNAHGAGNGLRYGLSSMQGWRVEMEDAHTAVVGIPHGLEDWSFFAVYDGHAGSRVANYCSTHLLEHITNNEDFRAAEKPGSALEPSVENVKSGIRTGFLKIDEYMRNFSDLRNGMDRSGSTAVGVMISPEHVYFINCGDSRAVLYRNGQVCFSTQDHKPCNPREKERIQNAGGSVMIQRVNGSLAVSRALGDYDYKCVDGKGPTEQLVSPEPEVCEILRAEEDEFIILACDGIWDVMSNEELCEFVKSRLEVSDDLEKVCNWVVDTCLHKGSRDNMSIVLVCLSNAPKVSDEAVKKDAELDKHLESRVEEIMEKSGEEGMPDLAHVIRILSAENIPNLPPGGGLAGKRNIIEAVYSRLNPHRENEGGAGDLEDPW is encoded by the exons ATGGGTGCATTTTTGGATAAgccaaaaactgaaaaacataatGCTCATGGTGCAGGGAATGGCTTGCGTTACGGCCTCAGCAGTATGCAGGGATGGAGAGTGGAAATGGAAGATGCTCACACAGCTGTTGTAGGTATTCCCCATGGCTTAGAGGACTGGTCCTTTTTTGCTGTCTATGATGGTCATGCAGGATCTCGTGTTGCAAATTATTGCTCCACACACTTACTAGAACACATCACTAACAATGAAGACTTTAGGGCAGCAGAAAAACCTGGATCTGCTCTTGAACCTTCAGTGGAAAATGTCAAGAGTGGAATCAGAACTGGCTTTTTGAAAATTGATGAGTATATGCGCAATTTCTCAGACCTCAGAAATGGGATGGACAGAAGTGGCTCAACAGCAGTGGGAGTTATGATTTCACCTGAGCATGTGTACTTTATCAATTGCGGTGATTCACGTGCTGTTCTCTATAGGAATGGACAAgtctgtttttcaacacaggaTCACAAACCTTGCAACCCAAGGGAGAAAGAGCGAATCCAGAACGCAGGAGGCAGTGTAATGATTCAGCGTGTCAATGGTTCATTGGCAGTTTCTCGAGCTCTGGGGGACTATGACTACAAATGTGTTGATGGTAAAGGCCCTACAGAacaacttgtttctccagagcCTGAGGTTTGTGAAATTTTAAGGGCAGAAGAAGATGAGTTTATCATCTTGGCTTGTGATGGAATCTGGGATGTAATGAGCAACGAAGAGCTCTGTGAATTTGTTAAGTCTAGACTTGAAGTATCAGATGACCTGGAAAAAGTGTGCAATTGGGTAGTGGACACTTGTTTACATAAG GGGAGTCGTGATAACATGAGTATTGTACTAGTTTGTCTTTCAAATGCTCCTAAGGTCTCAGATGAGGCAGTGAAAAAAGATGCAGAGTTGGATAAGCACTTGGAATCACGGGTTGAAG aaattatgGAGAAATCAGGTGAAGAAGGAATGCCTGATCTTGCTCATGTTATTCGTATTTTATCTGCGGAGAATATTCCTAATTTACCACCAGGAGGTGGTTTAGCTGGCAA GCGTAATATTATTGAAGCTGTGTACAGTAGACTGAATCCACACAGAGAGAATGAGGGG